The following DNA comes from Acidobacteriota bacterium.
ACCTTGATGTCCGGGGCGCCGATGCTGCGCAGGTAGCGGGCCCAGTCGAACGACTGGGTCGAGGCGGCAACCTGCGCCATGGTCGTCTTGTGATACAGCCTCGCGGGATCCCGGCGTTGGGCTCTGTCGAGCGACGCGCGGGCGAAGGCCGTTTCGATCGCCATGATCGTGGCCGCCTTCGCGCGTGCCGTTGACGCCGGATCTCCCATCAGGCCGAACATGCGTTCGACATGCGCGCCGTACTGCGTGCGGAGCGCTGCTGATCTCGGGTCCTCTTTCAGATAGAGGTCGCGGTCGGGCAGGCCGAGCCCTCCCTGGTCGGCGACCGCAATCACCGACGTCGCGTCTTTGAAGTCCTGCTCCGACCTGAAACGAAACGCCACCCTGACACCGAGCCGGTGGAGGCGGCCGATCGCGGCCGACAGGTCGGCCGTGCTCGCGATGGCCCGGATCGGCTCGAGGTAGGCGTCGAGCGGGGTCAGCCCCCTGGCGTCGATCGCGGGCTCGTCCATGCACGACGCGTAGTAGCCGCCGATCTTCGCCGCGTCCACGTCGGGCGAGTTCCGGGCCGCGGCCGCCGCTTCGAGAATCCGCCGCAGCGTCGCGAGATTCCGCCGCTGCAGTTCGTCGAACCGGCTCCACTTCGGCTGATCGGGGGGAGCGGGGTTGCGTGCGATCCAGCCGCCGCACGCGAACTGATAGAAGTCGGTGCAGGGATCTGTTGCCCGGTCCAGCGCAGTGAGATCGAACCCCGGTGTGACATCCGATTGTCCGCCTGGCGGTTCTGCGCCCTGCAGGGCCGGCAGCGGTTGGGCCATCGTGACGGACAACAGGATGAACAGGATGAATGCCTTGCGGAAGTGCATGGTGGCTCCTTGGCCGCGAGTTCCGTGACGCGTGACGGACGCGTCAGGACGCTCGGGCCGCACCGCGGCGCTTATCGTGCCGCCGCCCGAACCGGCGCGCGACGGCCGGCGCCGCCGGCGCCCCCATCGCGGAAATGGTCGCATCGAGCAGCTCGCTCGTGCGAAGGAGCGAGTCGACCACGATCTGGCGTGATTCTTCGACTTCTTCGACCGCGAGCCGCTCGGCGAGTTCCCGGTTGCCGGAGGCCAACGCCTCGATGAACTCGGCATGCCCGGTACTCATCTCCTCGCTGCGGTCCCTCGCCGACAACCCGAGATAGAAAACACGTTCCATGGCGTCGAAGACGCCGGCCAGCGCGTTGGCGATGCGCTGGTTGCCGGCGGCCCGGGCGATCGCCAGGTGCACCTCGCGGTTCGCCCGGATGAGCGTCTCCTCGCTGGCCGTGTGGCCGGGCCGATAGCCCGCGCGGCACCGCGCATCGATTCGCGTGAGGAGATCCGCATCCACGCGTCCGGCGGCGCGCGAAGCGGTGAACGACTCGAGCAGCATGCGGAAGTCCATCAATTCCTGGACGTCACGCAACGTGAT
Coding sequences within:
- a CDS encoding GntR family transcriptional regulator; protein product: MTNRRQPRRSNAYADRASGAGTAGATKDRLVDLAYARIKREIIRCVLKPGALVTEQYLSSTYELGKGPVRAALVRLGHERLVRSVPRRGYEVAPITLRDVQELMDFRMLLESFTASRAAGRVDADLLTRIDARCRAGYRPGHTASEETLIRANREVHLAIARAAGNQRIANALAGVFDAMERVFYLGLSARDRSEEMSTGHAEFIEALASGNRELAERLAVEEVEESRQIVVDSLLRTSELLDATISAMGAPAAPAVARRFGRRHDKRRGAARAS